The following proteins come from a genomic window of Negativicutes bacterium:
- a CDS encoding alpha/beta hydrolase — protein sequence MSMIKMKDGTQIYYKDWGKGQPVVFSHGWPLNSDSWEASMMFLASQGYRCIAHDRRGHGRSDQPWQGNDMDTYADDLSQLMEALDLKAAVLIGFSAGGGEISRYIGRYGSKRLAKAALISAVPPLMLKTAGNPAGLPMQVFDQIRLDSVTDRSQFYQDLAGGPFFGANRPGAKVSQGMIDSFWLQGMSAGHKNTYDCIKAFSETDFTEDLKKIDIPTLIIHGDDDQIVPIGAAALASAKLVKNAELKIYKGAPHGLTYTENDRLNSDLLTFLKL from the coding sequence ATGAGCATGATTAAGATGAAAGATGGCACGCAAATTTATTACAAGGATTGGGGGAAGGGGCAACCCGTGGTGTTCAGCCATGGTTGGCCGCTCAACTCAGACAGTTGGGAAGCGAGTATGATGTTCCTGGCTTCTCAGGGTTATCGCTGTATTGCGCATGACCGCCGCGGACACGGACGTTCGGATCAGCCTTGGCAGGGCAATGATATGGATACTTATGCGGATGATCTCTCACAGTTGATGGAAGCGCTTGATCTGAAGGCTGCTGTTCTGATTGGTTTCTCCGCAGGTGGCGGCGAAATTAGCCGCTATATTGGCCGTTATGGCAGCAAGCGTCTGGCAAAAGCCGCACTGATTTCGGCTGTGCCGCCTTTGATGCTGAAAACAGCAGGTAACCCCGCAGGTTTGCCGATGCAGGTATTTGATCAAATCCGTCTTGACTCTGTCACCGACCGTTCGCAGTTTTATCAAGATCTTGCCGGCGGACCATTCTTCGGAGCCAACAGACCAGGCGCCAAGGTCAGCCAGGGGATGATTGATTCTTTCTGGCTGCAAGGTATGAGCGCCGGCCACAAGAATACCTACGATTGCATTAAGGCGTTTTCTGAAACGGATTTCACCGAAGACCTGAAAAAAATCGACATACCCACGCTGATTATTCACGGCGATGATGATCAAATCGTTCCAATTGGCGCAGCGGCGCTCGCATCTGCGAAACTAGTCAAAAACGCGGAACTGAAAATATATAAAGGCGCACCACACGGACTCACTTATACAGAGAACGACCGGCTTAACTCTGACCTGCTCACTTTTCTGAAGCTTTGA